One Malaclemys terrapin pileata isolate rMalTer1 chromosome 7, rMalTer1.hap1, whole genome shotgun sequence genomic region harbors:
- the NKX2-3 gene encoding homeobox protein Nkx-2.3 isoform X2 yields MMLPSPVTSTPFSVKDILNLEQQEPHYGAQLQHHLEQHFHSAACLLAAGDGSRFSDGEEEEEEEKLSYLSSMAAAESQGDVGLSPENYVQAVLRGSCEPNGPGDELEPAGDRDPKRCALKQPPGAAEKPDEAERPKPRSRRKPRVLFSQAQVFELERRFKQQRYLSAPEREHLASSLKLTSTQVKIWFQNRRYKCKRQRQDKSLELGPAPPPPRRVAVPVLVRDGKPCLGGSPGYGSPYNAPYSYSGFPPYGYGNSAAYNASYGCSYPAGGQPGCSSGAAAGPFVNMGGLGGFGGAAQPLHQGAAGPSCSQGALQGIRAW; encoded by the exons ATGATGTTACCGAGCCCCGTCACCTCCACCCCCTTCTCTGTCAAAGACATCCTCAACCTGGAGCAGCAGGAACCGCACTATGGAGCCCAGCTGCAGCACCACCTGGAGCAGCATTTCCACtcggcagcctgcctgctggcGGCCGGGGACGGCTCCCGCTTCTCCgacggggaggaagaggaggaggaggagaagctgtCCTATCTGAGCTCCATGGCCGCGGCGGAGAGCCAAGGGGACGTGGGGCTCTCCCCGGAAAACTACGTGCAGGCGGTGCTACGAGGCTCGTGTGAGCCCAATGGCCCGGGAGACGAGCTGGAGCCTGCGGGGGATCGGGACCCCA AGCGCTGCGCCCTGAAGCAGCCGCCGGGCGCCGCGGAGAAGCCGGACGAGGCGGAGAGGCCGAAGCCGCGGAGCCGCAGGAAGCCGCGCGTTCTCTTCTCGCAGGCGCAGGTCTTCGAGCTGGAGCGGCGCTTCAAGCAGCAGCGCTACCTGTCGGCGCCGGAGCGCgagcacctggccagcagcctcAAGCTCACCTCCACGCAGGTGAAGATCTGGTTCCAGAACCGGCGCTACAAGTGCAAGCGGCAGCGGCAGGACAAGTCGCTGGAGCTGGGCcccgcgccgccgccgccgcgccGGGTGGCCGTGCCGGTGCTGGTGCGGGACGGGAAGCCTTGCCTCGGGGGCTCGCCGGGCTACGGCTCGCCCTACAACGCGCCCTACTCCTACAGCGGCTTCCCGCCCTACGGCTACGGCAACTCGGCCGCCTACAACGCCAGCTACGGCTGCAGCTACCCCGCGGGCGGCCAGCCCGGCTGCAGCTCGGGCGCGGCCGCGGGGCCCTTCGTGAACATGGGCGGCCTGGGCGGGTTCGGCGGCGCggcccagcccctgcaccagggCGCCGCGGGGCCCTCCTGCAGCCAGGGCGCTCTGCAGGGAATCCGGGCCTGGTAG
- the NKX2-3 gene encoding homeobox protein Nkx-2.3 isoform X1 yields MSGAMICEDVSGNSWVRKCDLRDILNLEQQEPHYGAQLQHHLEQHFHSAACLLAAGDGSRFSDGEEEEEEEKLSYLSSMAAAESQGDVGLSPENYVQAVLRGSCEPNGPGDELEPAGDRDPKRCALKQPPGAAEKPDEAERPKPRSRRKPRVLFSQAQVFELERRFKQQRYLSAPEREHLASSLKLTSTQVKIWFQNRRYKCKRQRQDKSLELGPAPPPPRRVAVPVLVRDGKPCLGGSPGYGSPYNAPYSYSGFPPYGYGNSAAYNASYGCSYPAGGQPGCSSGAAAGPFVNMGGLGGFGGAAQPLHQGAAGPSCSQGALQGIRAW; encoded by the exons ACATCCTCAACCTGGAGCAGCAGGAACCGCACTATGGAGCCCAGCTGCAGCACCACCTGGAGCAGCATTTCCACtcggcagcctgcctgctggcGGCCGGGGACGGCTCCCGCTTCTCCgacggggaggaagaggaggaggaggagaagctgtCCTATCTGAGCTCCATGGCCGCGGCGGAGAGCCAAGGGGACGTGGGGCTCTCCCCGGAAAACTACGTGCAGGCGGTGCTACGAGGCTCGTGTGAGCCCAATGGCCCGGGAGACGAGCTGGAGCCTGCGGGGGATCGGGACCCCA AGCGCTGCGCCCTGAAGCAGCCGCCGGGCGCCGCGGAGAAGCCGGACGAGGCGGAGAGGCCGAAGCCGCGGAGCCGCAGGAAGCCGCGCGTTCTCTTCTCGCAGGCGCAGGTCTTCGAGCTGGAGCGGCGCTTCAAGCAGCAGCGCTACCTGTCGGCGCCGGAGCGCgagcacctggccagcagcctcAAGCTCACCTCCACGCAGGTGAAGATCTGGTTCCAGAACCGGCGCTACAAGTGCAAGCGGCAGCGGCAGGACAAGTCGCTGGAGCTGGGCcccgcgccgccgccgccgcgccGGGTGGCCGTGCCGGTGCTGGTGCGGGACGGGAAGCCTTGCCTCGGGGGCTCGCCGGGCTACGGCTCGCCCTACAACGCGCCCTACTCCTACAGCGGCTTCCCGCCCTACGGCTACGGCAACTCGGCCGCCTACAACGCCAGCTACGGCTGCAGCTACCCCGCGGGCGGCCAGCCCGGCTGCAGCTCGGGCGCGGCCGCGGGGCCCTTCGTGAACATGGGCGGCCTGGGCGGGTTCGGCGGCGCggcccagcccctgcaccagggCGCCGCGGGGCCCTCCTGCAGCCAGGGCGCTCTGCAGGGAATCCGGGCCTGGTAG